A single region of the Gopherus evgoodei ecotype Sinaloan lineage chromosome 3, rGopEvg1_v1.p, whole genome shotgun sequence genome encodes:
- the LOC115648105 gene encoding uncharacterized protein LOC115648105 isoform X2, with the protein MSAALRSREPAGMGESDVFEIDLPITIFVLSDDDFLEREDEEQAILSDDDILKSEEEEVVTSNDGDLKKTQEEKRVPSSDDDLRSQVQPSLNEEVVLKCPEREQVTLSVFEKLNSPQLSISDQYALGSSKLSQNYLSCPSAPRMDPGEVNGCVESKEFKDDIDCQKVPVPFSCGDNKDRDGLTTETTRQLIPRAIFKDGKKCETSAIGSSDSNQECQPALHCKEAERCVETEG; encoded by the exons ATGTCGGCGGCGCTGCGGAGTCGGGAGCCGGCGGGGATGGGCG AGTCTGATGTCTTTGAAATTGACCTTCCCATCACTATCTTTGTGCTGAGTGATGATGATTTTCTAGAACGTGAAGATGAAGAGCAGGCAATCTTGAGTGATGATGATATTTTGAAGagtgaagaagaagaggtggtcaCTTCCAATGATGGTGatctaaaaaaaacccaagaggaAAAGCGGGTGCCTTCAAGTGATGACGATCTAAGGAGTCAAGTGCAGCCCAGCTTGAATGAAGAAGTTGTTCTAAAATGTCCAGAGAGAGAGCAGGTTACTCTAAGTGTCTTTGAGAAATTAAATTCACCCCAACTTTCTATAAGTGATCAATATGCTCTGGGCAGTAGCAAACTCAGCCAAAATTATCTGTCATGTCCGTCAGCTCCCAGAATGGACCCTGGAGAGGTAAATGGATGTGTCGAAAGCAAAGAATTCAAGGATGACATCGATTGCCAAAAGGTTCCTGTTCCATTCTCATGTGGTGACAATAAGGATAGAGATGGTCTGACTACTGAGACAACTAGACAGTTGATTCCAAGAGCAATATTTAAAGATGGAAAGAAATGTGAGACTTCTGCAATCGGTTCCTCTGACAGCAATCAAGAGTGCCAGCCAGCACTCCATTGTAAAGAAGCGGAGAGATGTGTTGAGACTGAAg GCTAA
- the LOC115648105 gene encoding zinc finger protein 845-like isoform X1 — protein sequence MSAALRSREPAGMGESDVFEIDLPITIFVLSDDDFLEREDEEQAILSDDDILKSEEEEVVTSNDGDLKKTQEEKRVPSSDDDLRSQVQPSLNEEVVLKCPEREQVTLSVFEKLNSPQLSISDQYALGSSKLSQNYLSCPSAPRMDPGEVNGCVESKEFKDDIDCQKVPVPFSCGDNKDRDGLTTETTRQLIPRAIFKDGKKCETSAIGSSDSNQECQPALHCKEAERCVETEGTVPLETAKNKTDDRTRMRNGSTDETLNCGMDRNFADLNAVKEIEQVQSIFFTCINGDFSTAGELLEDVGDLAMNACDNPGLNISEEFIHQSVIHSPREMDKQEDCDVSHVIIKHPNIKQQEETFLLGNECNSETLSTGSCSTCKHEKTLNVKCKFCSSVRTSKNILKKHIHSVHQDKKIHKCCICQRSFFFSVNIKRHLKFHKEMTRMKNTRKSRSVNTEKARNENPAKTQSVNKKKESKYEKFFIKIESDCKTADAPVLFSCKICLFASPDPKLFVYHMKGHKGRQPYQCPQCDYSCVSLSYMLNHMYWHAGYRLYKCRFCTFFSLYFASMVKHSYIHTGAKPYSCEFCQSSFTSTSGLKRHTNIHAGKELYQGQQHLGLPVEGRRTKSPPKSYTCDQCNVVFYSKGLLCFHEKFHTQVKGCDEMFANDYANESNEYSKSKACKGDNDYQKDWVSSGSDSKWDDHLPNETDEMLASGAELEQENEFERDMNLCCGKKTCQSTQGTDNLPVVRTGSETLFSIYKSDQCDLVFCKEKHLFFQKVPHSLVQECNEIVTNPPKAEENAKCFDVQPPIGTSHKLFKCQQCDYSTYIFSNLQLHFRIHTGEKPFECKECNKMFRTSSHLRRHSLMHIKKGQECDHCHYLGSTLDDLKLHCEIHKGTCPKREDFILSKDLKCVRSIFSSEDLQKQIDVREGKENEHVLPSQSLSQLYKCEQCNYITYVLSNLKLHTRIHTGEKPHSCDTCQKKFRTSGHLNRHKLVHLKMERLKCRNCDYSTDKWQSLRWHLASHSDEKNLAGSKVQEQSLLPVKIYKCEECGYATAHSGNFKQHLRIHTGEKPYKCDQCALAFRTSSHRKRHLLTHLKLRCNKREFSTIDRCALEKHVKTHKDKKCTNAKSAM from the exons ATGTCGGCGGCGCTGCGGAGTCGGGAGCCGGCGGGGATGGGCG AGTCTGATGTCTTTGAAATTGACCTTCCCATCACTATCTTTGTGCTGAGTGATGATGATTTTCTAGAACGTGAAGATGAAGAGCAGGCAATCTTGAGTGATGATGATATTTTGAAGagtgaagaagaagaggtggtcaCTTCCAATGATGGTGatctaaaaaaaacccaagaggaAAAGCGGGTGCCTTCAAGTGATGACGATCTAAGGAGTCAAGTGCAGCCCAGCTTGAATGAAGAAGTTGTTCTAAAATGTCCAGAGAGAGAGCAGGTTACTCTAAGTGTCTTTGAGAAATTAAATTCACCCCAACTTTCTATAAGTGATCAATATGCTCTGGGCAGTAGCAAACTCAGCCAAAATTATCTGTCATGTCCGTCAGCTCCCAGAATGGACCCTGGAGAGGTAAATGGATGTGTCGAAAGCAAAGAATTCAAGGATGACATCGATTGCCAAAAGGTTCCTGTTCCATTCTCATGTGGTGACAATAAGGATAGAGATGGTCTGACTACTGAGACAACTAGACAGTTGATTCCAAGAGCAATATTTAAAGATGGAAAGAAATGTGAGACTTCTGCAATCGGTTCCTCTGACAGCAATCAAGAGTGCCAGCCAGCACTCCATTGTAAAGAAGCGGAGAGATGTGTTGAGACTGAAg GTACTGTCCCTTTAGAGACAGCAAAGAATAAaaccgatgacagaacaagaatgAGAAATGGCTCTACAGATGAAACTCTGAATTGTGGGATGGATCGCAACTTTGCAGATCTGAATGCTGTAAAAGAAATAGAGCAAgtccaaagtattttttttacttGTATTAATGGTGACTTTTCTACAGCAGGAGAGTTGCTAGAAGATGTAGGGGACTTGGCAATGAATGCTTGTGATAATCCTGGATTAAATATTTCTGAAGAGTTTATTCATCAGTCTGTAATTCATTCTCCCAGGGAGATGGATAAGCAAGAAGATTGTGATGTTTCTCATGTGATTATAAAACATCCGAATATAAAGCAGCAAGAAGAGACATTCCTACTAGGTAATGAGTGTAACAGCGAAACTCTTTCTACGGGATCTTGTTCTACGTGCAAGCATGAGAAGACACTGAATGTGAAATGCAAGTTTTGTAGCTCTGTGCGTACAAGTAAAAATATTCTAAAGAAACATATTCATTCAGTACATCAGgataaaaaaatccacaaatgctGCATTTGCCAAAGaagctttttcttttctgtcaacaTTAAACGCCATCTTAAATTTCATAAGGAAATGACCAGGatgaaaaatacaagaaaaagTAGAAGTGTGAACACTGAAAAAGCCAGGAATGAGAACCCAGCAAAAACACAATCTGtgaataaaaaaaaggaaagtaagTATGAGAAATTCTTCATCAAAATTGAAAGTGACTGTAAAACTGCAGATGCACCCGTTCTTTTTTCTTGTAAAATTTGTCTCTTTGCTTCACCAGATCCTAAGCTCTTCGTTTATCATATGAAGGGACACAAAGGCAGACAGCCTTATCAGTGTCCTCAGTGTGACTATTCTTGTGTTAGCTTGTCCTATATGCTAAATCACATGTACTGGCATGCTGGCTATAGACTGTACAAATGCAGGTTCTGTACgtttttttctctgtattttgCAAGCATGGTGAAACACAGTTACATTCATACAGGGGCTAAGCCATATTCCTGTGAATTCTGCCAGTCATCATTCACAAGCACAAGTGGCTTAAAGAGACACACAAATATACATGCTGGCAAAGAACTGTACCAAGGGCAGCAACACCTTGGCTTGCCTGTCGAGGGGAGAAGAACTAAAAGTCCTCCAAAGAGCTATACATGTGATCAATGTAACGTAGTATTTTACTCTAAAGGACTGCTCTGCTTTCATGAGAAATTTCATACCCAAGTTAAAGGCTGTGATGAGATGTTTGCAAATGATTATGCAAATGAGAGTAATGAATACAGTAAAAGCAAAGCATGTAAAGGTGACAATGATTACCAAAAGGATTGGGTTTCTTCTGGTTCTGACAGTAAATGGGATGATCACCTGCCTAATGAGACAGATGAAATGCTGGCTTCAGGAGCAGAACTTGAACAGGAGAATGAATTTGAGAGGGATATGAATctatgctgtggcaaaaaaacGTGCCAGAGCACCCAGGGAACCGACAATTTGCCTGTTGTGAGGACTGGATCAGAAACTCTTTTCAGTATTTACAAGAGCGATCAGTGTGATTTAGTGTTTTGCAAAGAGAAGCATCTGTTTTTTCAGAAGGTCCCTCATTCACTAGTTCAAGAATGTAATGAGATAGTTACAAATCCTCCCAAGGCTGAGGAAAATGCTAAATGTTTTGATGTACAGCCGCCTATTGGGACTTCTCACAAACTGTTCAAGTGTCAACAATGTGATTATTCCACTTACATTTTTAGCAACCTTCAGCTGCATTTTAGAATACACACCGGCGAAAAACCATTTGAGTGTAAGGAGTGCAACAAGATGTTTCGCACCTCCAGCCATTTGCGGAGACATAGTCTTATGCACATAAAGAAAGGTCAAGAATGTGACCATTGCCATTATTTGGGCAGCACTTTGGACGATCTTAAACTGCACTGTGAAATACATAAGGGCACCTGCCCTAAAAGGGAAGATTTTATTTTGTCAAAAGACTTAAAGTGTGTCCGTTCCATATTCAGCTCAGAAGACCTACAGAAACAGATAGATGTTCGTGagggcaaagaaaatgaacatgttCTGCCATCACAAAGTCTTTCACAACTTTACAAGTGTGAACAGTGTAATTACATCACTTATGTTTTAAGCAACCTCAAGCTACACACAAGGATTCATACAGGTGAAAAACCCCACAGCTGTGACACTTGTCAGAAGAAGTTTCGTACTTCAGGTCACCTAAATCGACACAAGCTTGTGCATTTAAAGATGGAACGCCTCAAATGTCGGAACTGTGACTATTCAACAGACAAATGGCAATCCCTTAGGTGGCATTTGGCTTCACACTCAGATGAAAAAAACCTGGCTGGTAGCAAAGTCCAAGAGCAATCGCTGCTACCTGTCAAAATATACAAGTGTGAAGAGTGTGGCTATGCTACTGCCCATAGTGGAAACTTCAAGCAGCATTTGAGAATTCATACAGGTGAAAAGCCATACAAATGTGATCAGTGTGCTCTTGCTTTCCGCACTTCTAGCCACCGGAAGCGCCACTTACTAACTCATTTAAAGTTACGCTGCAACAAGCGTGAGTTTTCCACAATAGATAGATGTGCTCTGGAGAAACATGTAAAAACACACAAGGATAAAAAATGTACAAATGCCAAAAGTGCAATGTAA